DNA sequence from the bacterium genome:
TTCATCGCCGCCGATTTTCGTAATCGCGGTTTGGGCGAACTATTCCTCAAGTGGCTGCGCAATGAGTATCGGGAAACGGCAGCAGCGCTCTTTCTTGAAACCACTCCCGATAAACCCCGCGCCGCTTCGCTCTACCAACGGTTCGGCTTCGTCCCCGCCGAGAATGCGTATTGGATGTATCCCTTCCGAATCATCAAATATCCCACTGACACCAGCGATGAATCAGTTGTACAGCATACGACTGCACCGGGCGTTGCTTAGTTGAGTATGTGACTTACACTCCGTTTTGTGGGTGGAGGTGGACTCCAAGTACTTCCTCAATAAAGTATATGAGTAATATCTGATTATTACTCTCCCGGCAAGGAAAAATTGAAAGACAAGTTGGTCAGGCAAGATTATCTAATCTACAACTTAGCTGAGATCATTATCTCCGATGAAGACATCCATTGGACAGCAATGCAGTGTTTGAAAAGATGAGCGATTCTTGTTTATTTTCCATTGGAGGCTGGGCACTCTTGCCCGACCAATGAAAGATTTGTTGGAGGTAAGGCAACCCCGAAGGGCTCACGGAACGTAATCTTGCCTGACGAATTTCACGTTAATTGGAGGTTGGGCAATCCTGCCTAACTATTTATTGGTTGAATGATGCAAAATACTCTCACCATCCGCCGTGACATCATTACGATGCTCACGTATGCTGGATCCGGGCACACTGGAGGATCGCTCTCCTGTGCCGATTTCGCTACGGTGCTCCTATTCGAGGAGCTCCGCCACGATCCCAAGAATCCCCAGTGGGAGGGGCGCGATCTCCTCTTCTACTCGAATGGACACGTCACCCCCGTCAACTACTCTTGTTTGGCGGAGGCGGGGTATTTTCCGCTCAAGGATCTCTTGCAGTTCCGGAAGCTCGAGGGGCATCTGCAAGGCCACCCGTGCCACGATACGCCCGGCATCGAAGTCGGCAGCGGTTCGTTG
Encoded proteins:
- a CDS encoding GNAT family N-acetyltransferase, with translation MKLNVRQYAVTDFPTLVPMAQEMHCNEDGVSHLTREQFALTIDYFTQHTDCGKVLTLEYENEICGYAILVFYWSNDWSGQLIYLDELFIAADFRNRGLGELFLKWLRNEYRETAAALFLETTPDKPRAASLYQRFGFVPAENAYWMYPFRIIKYPTDTSDESVVQHTTAPGVA